A single genomic interval of Malania oleifera isolate guangnan ecotype guangnan chromosome 11, ASM2987363v1, whole genome shotgun sequence harbors:
- the LOC131168362 gene encoding thioredoxin-like 3-1, chloroplastic isoform X2 has translation MSVLAANAYNVLCKEIYPREQQHQQLLYSGGGGCLFLWKSSGFGTDRRRGGELWRKIAKRECRAAAFWPDLSRPASVEMEPIKDCDQLDQILLQASEHCRPIIIDWMAAWCRKCIYLKPKLEKLAAEYDTKIKFYCVDVNSVSQALVKRGNISKMPTIQLWRDGEMKAEVIGGHKAWLVLDEVREMIQKFL, from the exons ATGTCAGTTCTGGCGGCGAACGCTTACAATGTTCTGTGCAAAGAAATTTACCCGAGAGAGCAGCAGCACCAGCAGCTGTTGTATAGCGGCGGCGGCGGCTGTTTGTTTCTGTGGAAATCGTCCGGGTTTGGTACGGATCGCAGAAGAGGAGGAGAGCTATGGCGGAAAATAGCGAAGAGGGAGTGCAGAGCGGCGGCGTTTTGGCCCGATCTTTCGAGACCCGCTTCCGTAGAAATGGAACCCATCAAAGATTGTGATCAATTGGACCAGATTCTACTCCAAGCCAGCGAACACTGCCGCCCCATCATCATCGATTG GATGGCTGCTTGGTGCCGGAAATGCATTTATTTGAAGCCTAAATTGGAAAAATTAGCTGCCGAGTACGACACAAA GATCAAGTTCTACTGCGTGGATGTGAACAGTGTGTCCCAGGCTCTGGTGAAGAGGGGAAACATATCA AAAATGCCAACGATCCAG CTGTGGAGGGATGGGGAGATGAAGGCAGAAGTGATAGGAGGGCACAAAGCATGGCTTGTGTTGGATGAAGTGAGAGAAATGATTCAAAAGTTTTTGTGA
- the LOC131168362 gene encoding thioredoxin-like 3-1, chloroplastic isoform X1: protein MSVLAANAYNVLCKEIYPREQQHQQLLYSGGGGCLFLWKSSGFGTDRRRGGELWRKIAKRECRAAAFWPDLSRPASVEMEPIKDCDQLDQILLQASEHCRPIIIDWMAAWCRKCIYLKPKLEKLAAEYDTKIKFYCVDVNSVSQALVKRGNISVCIMIIIYASLSLLGVYKLCVLNFLCITLMMFLWVLFFVFWWSENANDPGEAISDFCSYVKKMYCVVCTD from the exons ATGTCAGTTCTGGCGGCGAACGCTTACAATGTTCTGTGCAAAGAAATTTACCCGAGAGAGCAGCAGCACCAGCAGCTGTTGTATAGCGGCGGCGGCGGCTGTTTGTTTCTGTGGAAATCGTCCGGGTTTGGTACGGATCGCAGAAGAGGAGGAGAGCTATGGCGGAAAATAGCGAAGAGGGAGTGCAGAGCGGCGGCGTTTTGGCCCGATCTTTCGAGACCCGCTTCCGTAGAAATGGAACCCATCAAAGATTGTGATCAATTGGACCAGATTCTACTCCAAGCCAGCGAACACTGCCGCCCCATCATCATCGATTG GATGGCTGCTTGGTGCCGGAAATGCATTTATTTGAAGCCTAAATTGGAAAAATTAGCTGCCGAGTACGACACAAA GATCAAGTTCTACTGCGTGGATGTGAACAGTGTGTCCCAGGCTCTGGTGAAGAGGGGAAACATATCAGTATGCATCATGATAATAATTTatgcatctctctctcttttggggGTTTATAAACTTTGTGTTTTGAACTTTCTGTGCATTACATTAATGATGTTCTTATGGgtcctcttttttgttttttggtggTCAGAAAATGCCAACGATCCAGGTGAGGCCATCTCTGATTTTTGCTCATATGTAAAAAAGATGTACTGTGTAGTCTGTACTGATTAA
- the LOC131167838 gene encoding uncharacterized protein LOC131167838 produces the protein MAKYGEGDKRWIVEERADGANVHNWHWAEKDCLEWSRTLLSKLLSNLTLLEGEGGLFIKTKNVDKVDGEAYVNIRKGKIIPGYEISVTVSWEGEARDSDGKSLINVEGAVEIPYIADENADEDPELRVTVRDEGPLGKRLKDALLAKGKPVILEKVRVYVEAMSMGGPAKDELEVKKTQSSVDKSAAAAPAYPAAKKEVKKEEAKKGTKKGFKTISVTEKFSCRARDLYEILMDENRWKGFTQSNAKISREVGGEFSIFDGSVTGMNVELQEAKLILQKWRFASWVDGVFSMVRLAFDEPEPGVTVIKLTQTDVPEEDRYGNATVVENTERGWRDLIFHKIRAVFGFGI, from the exons ATGGCGAAGTACGGAGAAGGCGACAAGCGGTGGATCGTGGAGGAGAGAGCCGACGGAGCCAACGTCCACAACTGGCACTGGGCGGAGAAAGACTGCCTGGAATGGTCCCGAACCCTACTGTCCAAGCTCCTCTCCAACCTCACCCTCCTCGAAGGCGAAGGTGGTCTCTTCATCAAGACCAAGAACGTGGACAAGGTGGACGGCGAGGCTTACGTCAACATCCGGAAGGGCAAGATCATACCCGGCTACGAGATCTCCGTCACCGTCTCCTGGGAAGGCGAGGCTAGAGACTCCGACGGCAAATCTTTGATTAATGTTGAAGGGGCGGTGGAGATCCCATACATCGCCGACGAGAACGCTGACGAGGACCCGGAGTTGAGAGTTACGGTCAGGGACGAAGGACCTCTCGGCAAGAGACTGAAAGACGCGCTCTTGGCGAAGGGCAAGCCGGTAATTTTGGAGAAAGTTAGGGTTTATGTGGAAGCTATGTCGATGGGAGGGCCGGCGAAGGACGAATTGGAGGTGAAAAAGACCCAATCTTCCGTCGACAAGTCTGCGGCGGCGGCGCCGGCATATCCGGCGGCGAAGAAAGAGGTAAAGAAGGAGGAAGCAAAGAAGGGGACGAAGAAGGGGTTCAAGACGATTTCGGTGACAGAGAAGTTTAGCTGTAGGGCTAGGGATCTCTACGAGATACTGATGGATGAGAATCGTTGGAAGGGATTTACGCAGAGTAATGCGAAGATAAGCAGGGAAGTTGGTGGGGAGTTCAGTATTTTTGATGGGTCGGTGACGGGGATGAATGTGGAGTTGCAGGAGGCCAAGCTGATTCTTCAGAAGTGGCGGTTCGCTAGCTGGGTTGATGGTGTTTTCTCCATG GTCCGGCTTGCTTTTGATGAACCAGAGCCTGGGGTTACTGTCATCAAGCTGACACAGACTGATGTTCCAGAGGAAGATAG ATATGGGAATGCTACTGTGGTGGAGAACACCGAAAGAGGATGGCGGGACCTTATCTTCCACAAGATACGAGCGGTCTTTGGTTTTGGAATATGA